The following proteins are encoded in a genomic region of Burkholderia cepacia:
- a CDS encoding site-2 protease family protein, with the protein MTKLLLLIFGGLKLGKVLVSAGTMLASIAVYAVFYGWRFAAGFVALLLVHEAGHYLAAQRRGLDVGLPTFIPFVGAWIQLKEMPHDAETEAYVGLAGPFVGTLGALACYAAARHYDSNLLLALSYTGFFLNLFNMIPLSPFDGGRITAVLSPRIWFAGVPVLIALFVYRPSPLLIVMAILALPQLRRAWRYDPDAPENRVYYATSIETKTTYALCYVGLLAFLALMTSGVHDMLQVAHSTS; encoded by the coding sequence ATGACGAAGCTGTTGCTGCTGATCTTCGGCGGCCTCAAGCTCGGCAAGGTGCTCGTGTCGGCGGGCACCATGCTCGCGTCGATCGCGGTTTACGCGGTGTTCTACGGCTGGCGGTTCGCGGCCGGGTTCGTCGCGCTGCTGCTGGTGCACGAAGCGGGTCACTACCTCGCCGCGCAGCGGCGCGGGCTCGACGTCGGGCTGCCGACCTTCATCCCGTTCGTCGGCGCATGGATCCAGCTGAAGGAGATGCCGCACGACGCGGAAACCGAGGCGTATGTCGGTCTCGCCGGGCCGTTCGTCGGCACGCTCGGCGCGCTGGCCTGCTATGCGGCCGCGCGCCACTACGACAGCAACCTGCTGCTCGCGCTGTCGTACACGGGCTTCTTCCTGAACCTGTTCAACATGATTCCGCTGTCGCCGTTCGATGGCGGGCGGATCACCGCGGTGCTGTCGCCGCGAATCTGGTTCGCGGGCGTGCCCGTGCTGATCGCGCTGTTCGTGTATCGCCCGAGCCCGTTGCTGATTGTGATGGCGATCCTCGCGCTGCCGCAGCTGCGGCGCGCGTGGCGCTACGATCCCGATGCGCCCGAAAACCGCGTGTATTACGCGACGTCGATCGAGACGAAGACGACTTACGCGCTCTGCTACGTCGGCCTGCTCGCGTTCCTCGCGCTGATGACGTCCGGCGTGCACGACATGCTGCAGGTTGCGCATTCCACGTCCTGA
- a CDS encoding LysE family translocator produces the protein MSHLSWLPFIATSLLIIVTPGQDMVLVMSRTLSGGTRAGLVTAAGVSVGLLVHTMLATLGLGALLQASEWLFTALKVIGALYLLYLGITLLRSSGELTLASGSDGAQPSRLRTFAQGALSNVSNPKVALFYLAFLPQFVPAGAAHPMLSLFVLGATFAGLTFLVKGPVALFAGLLSASIRRNPRILTRMHRVSGVVLLGLGVKLALERR, from the coding sequence ATGTCGCATCTATCCTGGCTACCGTTCATCGCAACGTCGCTTCTGATCATCGTCACGCCGGGCCAGGACATGGTGCTCGTGATGTCGCGCACGCTGTCCGGCGGCACGCGCGCGGGCCTCGTGACGGCCGCGGGCGTCAGCGTCGGGCTGCTCGTGCATACGATGCTCGCGACGCTCGGGCTGGGCGCACTTCTTCAGGCATCCGAATGGCTGTTTACGGCGCTGAAGGTGATCGGGGCGCTGTACTTGTTGTACCTCGGCATCACGTTGCTGCGCTCGTCGGGTGAGCTGACGCTCGCGAGCGGCAGCGACGGCGCGCAGCCGTCGCGGCTTCGCACGTTTGCGCAAGGCGCACTGTCCAACGTGTCGAATCCGAAGGTCGCGCTGTTCTATCTGGCGTTTCTGCCGCAATTCGTGCCGGCGGGCGCCGCGCATCCGATGCTGTCGCTGTTCGTGCTCGGCGCGACGTTTGCCGGCCTGACGTTTCTCGTCAAGGGGCCCGTCGCGTTGTTCGCCGGCCTGCTGTCGGCGTCGATCCGCCGCAACCCGCGCATCCTGACGCGCATGCATCGCGTCAGCGGCGTGGTCCTGCTGGGGCTTGGCGTGAAGCTGGCGCTCGAGCGCCGCTGA
- a CDS encoding DUF2167 domain-containing protein, whose translation MKKLAVRLACVATLALAATSGHAQTEAAQVEMRAAAAAANEAVVKGPTEIDVKHEAVLKLKAGESFVPAAEAGRYLRSMGNSIDESKLVGLVLPDDPDADWISVVSFEPSGYIRDDDAKDWKPDELLKSLQSGTEEDNPGRKERGLPETEVVGWAKAPAYDAATHRLVWSAIIRDKGAAPNAENDGVNYRTLVLGRDGYLSLTMASTLADLPKYKASADDLLSNISFNDGKRYADFNKSTDHVAEYGLAALIVGVGAKKLGLLALIGAFAVKFFKIGAVALLAGGAALKRFFGRKPKAAAVPVVADASDAERKE comes from the coding sequence ATGAAAAAACTTGCCGTCCGGCTCGCCTGCGTGGCGACGCTCGCACTCGCCGCGACCAGCGGTCACGCGCAGACCGAAGCTGCGCAGGTGGAAATGAGGGCCGCTGCCGCGGCTGCCAACGAAGCGGTCGTGAAAGGGCCGACCGAGATCGACGTGAAACACGAAGCCGTGCTGAAGCTGAAGGCCGGCGAGTCGTTCGTGCCGGCTGCCGAAGCCGGCCGCTACCTGCGCTCGATGGGCAACTCGATCGACGAATCGAAGCTGGTCGGCCTCGTGCTGCCCGACGATCCCGACGCCGACTGGATTTCCGTCGTGTCGTTCGAGCCGAGCGGCTATATCCGCGACGACGACGCGAAGGACTGGAAGCCCGACGAACTGCTGAAGAGCCTGCAGTCCGGCACCGAGGAAGACAACCCCGGGCGCAAGGAGCGCGGCCTGCCGGAAACCGAGGTGGTCGGCTGGGCGAAGGCGCCCGCGTACGACGCGGCCACGCACCGGCTCGTATGGTCCGCGATCATCCGCGACAAGGGCGCGGCGCCGAACGCCGAGAATGACGGCGTGAACTACCGGACGCTCGTGCTGGGCCGCGACGGCTACCTGTCGCTGACGATGGCGTCGACGCTCGCCGACCTGCCGAAATACAAGGCATCGGCCGACGACCTGCTGTCGAACATCAGTTTCAACGACGGCAAGCGCTATGCCGATTTCAACAAGTCGACCGACCACGTCGCCGAGTACGGCCTCGCGGCGCTGATCGTCGGCGTCGGCGCGAAGAAGCTCGGCCTGCTCGCGCTGATCGGCGCGTTCGCGGTGAAGTTCTTCAAGATCGGCGCGGTCGCGCTGCTGGCCGGCGGTGCGGCGCTGAAGCGCTTCTTCGGGCGCAAGCCGAAGGCGGCTGCGGTGCCGGTCGTCGCCGACGCATCCGACGCGGAGCGCAAGGAATGA
- a CDS encoding helix-turn-helix domain-containing protein, producing the protein MNSTAALHSPSPSASRASGIGPLLRTWRQRRRLSQMALALDAEVSARHLSFVESGRAQPSREMVLHLAERLDVPLRERNALLVAAGFAPLFRERPFSDPQLDAARHAVEAVLRGHEPYPALAVDRHWTLLAANRMLGALVAQADPALLQPPVNVLRLSLHPDGIASRIVNWHEWRAHILHRLQRQIDASGDRTLHALRDELAAYPAPAGQPEDPPARADFADIAVPLRLRTAAGELTFFSTTTVFGTPVDVTLSELAIEAFFPANPETVDAMRALADALPAQ; encoded by the coding sequence ATGAACTCGACTGCCGCCCTCCATTCGCCCTCCCCGTCCGCCAGCCGCGCATCCGGCATCGGCCCGCTGCTGCGCACGTGGCGCCAGCGCCGACGCCTGAGCCAGATGGCGCTCGCACTCGACGCGGAAGTCTCCGCGCGCCACCTGAGTTTCGTCGAATCGGGCCGCGCGCAGCCCAGCCGCGAGATGGTGCTGCATCTTGCGGAGCGCCTCGACGTGCCGCTGCGCGAACGCAACGCGCTGCTCGTCGCGGCCGGCTTCGCGCCGCTGTTTCGCGAACGGCCGTTTTCGGATCCTCAGCTCGATGCCGCGCGCCATGCCGTGGAAGCCGTGCTGCGCGGCCACGAGCCGTACCCGGCGCTCGCGGTCGATCGCCACTGGACGCTGCTCGCCGCGAACCGGATGCTCGGCGCGCTGGTCGCACAGGCCGATCCGGCGCTGCTGCAACCGCCCGTCAACGTGCTGCGGCTAAGCCTGCATCCGGATGGAATCGCGTCGCGGATCGTCAACTGGCATGAGTGGCGCGCACACATCCTGCACCGGCTGCAGCGGCAGATCGATGCAAGCGGCGACCGCACGCTGCATGCGCTGCGCGACGAACTGGCCGCATATCCGGCGCCGGCCGGGCAACCCGAAGACCCGCCGGCGCGCGCCGACTTCGCGGATATCGCCGTGCCGCTGCGGCTGCGCACGGCGGCCGGCGAGCTGACGTTCTTCAGCACGACGACGGTGTTCGGCACGCCGGTCGACGTGACGCTGTCGGAACTCGCGATCGAGGCATTCTTTCCGGCGAATCCGGAGACGGTCGATGCGATGCGCGCACTGGCGGACGCATTGCCGGCGCAGTAA